A genomic region of Acidobacteriota bacterium contains the following coding sequences:
- a CDS encoding GHMP kinase, with protein MLIHSSAPTRIDLAGGTLDIWPLYLFHHGAQTLNAAISLRQSCTLSGRDDRRIVIRSEDTGHTIDVDHWSRLRETTELRLLGSILHHYEAEGIELTTRCASPVGAGIAGSSALNVAVCGALAAWRGDAPDPAGLLQVAMNVEAQAIDVPTGAQDYRPALFGGVSAVELRVDGVHRVPLAVDRSALEARLVLAYTGASRNSGINNWDIFKRHIDGDRIVFDAFERIRDIAETMRLALEQHDWPGVGRALEVEWQTRKGLAPGVTTPVIDDLIGRARAAGALAAKVCGAGGGGCLVCYVDPGAGADVRAALVAGGAQLLDFTIDGEGLRVDTLVPHHG; from the coding sequence GTGCTCATCCACTCGTCCGCTCCAACGCGCATCGACCTCGCCGGCGGCACCCTCGACATCTGGCCGCTCTACCTCTTTCACCACGGGGCGCAGACGCTGAACGCGGCCATCAGCCTGCGCCAGTCGTGCACCCTGTCGGGGCGCGACGACCGGCGGATCGTGATCAGGTCGGAGGACACCGGCCACACGATCGACGTCGATCACTGGAGCCGGCTGCGTGAGACGACCGAACTCAGGCTGCTCGGAAGCATCCTCCATCACTACGAGGCCGAGGGCATCGAGCTGACGACGCGGTGCGCGTCGCCGGTCGGCGCGGGCATCGCCGGGTCGTCGGCGCTCAACGTGGCGGTCTGCGGGGCCCTGGCCGCCTGGCGGGGCGATGCGCCGGATCCGGCCGGCCTGCTGCAGGTCGCCATGAACGTCGAGGCGCAGGCCATCGACGTGCCCACCGGCGCGCAGGACTACCGCCCCGCGCTGTTCGGCGGCGTCTCGGCGGTCGAACTGCGCGTCGATGGCGTGCACCGCGTTCCGCTCGCCGTCGACCGGTCGGCCCTCGAGGCGCGCCTGGTGCTCGCCTACACCGGGGCCTCGCGCAACTCGGGCATCAACAACTGGGACATCTTCAAGCGCCACATCGACGGGGACCGAATCGTCTTCGACGCGTTCGAGCGCATCCGCGACATCGCCGAGACGATGCGGCTGGCGCTCGAGCAGCACGACTGGCCTGGCGTCGGACGGGCCCTCGAGGTCGAGTGGCAGACCCGCAAGGGGCTCGCACCCGGCGTGACGACGCCCGTCATCGACGATCTGATCGGGAGGGCGCGCGCGGCGGGCGCGCTCGCCGCCAAGGTGTGCGGGGCCGGCGGCGGCGGCTGCCTGGTCTGCTACGTCGACCCTGGCGCCGGCGCCGACGTCCGGGCCGCCCTCGTCGCGGGAGGGGCGCAGCTGCTCGACTTCACGATCGACGGCGAAGGGCTGCGCGTCGACACCCTCGTGCCGCACCACGGGTGA
- the murB gene encoding UDP-N-acetylmuramate dehydrogenase, translated as MTIDAVLARAFGDRVGRRVDLAPFTTFRIGGPADWLLDTVDADDIVTAVRIARSFGVPLVMLGGGSNVLVSDRGVRGLVVRRRAGEATLEPAGHVRADASMSVNGLVRWTVSRGLAGLESWAGTPGTVGGAMFGNAHFRGSLIGDLVESVRVVTREGEIDDLAGEALGFAYDRSRFQTSGEIVLSVVFRVAPGAPAALREAAKTSLAFRKQTQPLNLPSAGCIFRNGLAGDVGWHEGLPRSAGALLDQAGLKGARVGGAAVSPVHANFIVNEGGATAADVKALIDRCRDEVARRFGVVLQEEIVYLGEW; from the coding sequence ATGACCATTGACGCGGTCCTCGCGCGGGCTTTCGGTGACCGCGTCGGGCGACGAGTCGACCTGGCGCCGTTCACCACGTTCCGGATCGGCGGCCCCGCCGACTGGCTGCTCGACACGGTCGATGCCGACGACATCGTGACCGCCGTGCGCATCGCCCGGAGCTTTGGCGTGCCGCTCGTCATGCTCGGCGGCGGGTCGAACGTGCTGGTGAGCGACCGCGGCGTGCGAGGCCTCGTCGTCAGACGGCGCGCAGGCGAGGCGACGCTCGAGCCGGCCGGTCACGTGCGGGCCGACGCGTCGATGTCGGTCAACGGCCTCGTGCGCTGGACGGTGTCGCGCGGCCTCGCGGGGCTCGAGTCGTGGGCCGGCACGCCGGGGACGGTGGGCGGCGCCATGTTCGGCAACGCGCACTTTCGAGGGAGCCTCATCGGCGATCTCGTCGAGAGCGTCCGCGTGGTCACGCGAGAGGGCGAGATCGACGATCTCGCCGGCGAGGCCCTGGGTTTCGCGTACGACCGCAGCAGGTTCCAGACCTCTGGTGAGATCGTGCTGTCGGTCGTGTTTCGCGTCGCGCCCGGCGCGCCGGCGGCCCTGCGCGAGGCGGCGAAGACGTCGCTCGCGTTTCGCAAGCAGACGCAGCCGCTGAACCTGCCGAGTGCCGGGTGCATCTTCCGCAACGGCCTGGCCGGTGACGTGGGGTGGCACGAGGGGCTGCCGCGGTCGGCGGGCGCGCTGCTCGACCAGGCGGGCCTCAAGGGCGCGCGGGTCGGCGGCGCCGCCGTGTCGCCCGTCCATGCCAACTTCATCGTGAACGAGGGCGGGGCGACCGCCGCCGACGTCAAGGCGCTGATCGACCGCTGCCGCGACGAGGTCGCGCGCCGCTTCGGTGTCGTCCTTCAGGAGGAGATCGTGTACCTCGGCGAGTGGTAG
- a CDS encoding LD-carboxypeptidase → MRCARARALAPGSRVAVVAPASPFRREDFFAGVDELRALGFDVVWEDRVFSRSGFVAGAPEARAASLREAILDPAVAGIIAVRGGYGSAQLLPWLDAEEMAAARKPLVGYSDVTALLSWTTLQCGVVAFHGPMLEGRLARGEAGYDRDSFLRALCDDAPLGELAADGLEAVRPGEAAGVLLGGTLTQLLASFGTPWAFDPPRGTILFVDEVGERPYRLDRMFTQLRQSGVLARVSAVVFGELPGCDEPGGEATARGTVADLLRGFPGPVIFGFPSGHTSGPAWTLPFGVEARVVAGAGRPRLIVTSPAVERP, encoded by the coding sequence GTGAGGTGCGCGCGGGCGCGAGCCCTGGCCCCGGGCAGTCGAGTCGCGGTCGTCGCGCCGGCCAGTCCGTTCCGCCGCGAGGACTTCTTCGCCGGCGTCGACGAGCTGCGCGCACTCGGGTTCGACGTGGTATGGGAGGATCGGGTCTTCTCGCGGAGCGGCTTCGTCGCGGGGGCGCCCGAGGCCAGGGCCGCGTCGTTGCGCGAGGCGATCCTCGACCCCGCGGTGGCCGGCATCATCGCGGTGCGCGGCGGATACGGCAGCGCCCAGCTGTTGCCCTGGCTCGATGCGGAAGAGATGGCGGCGGCGCGCAAGCCGTTGGTCGGCTACAGCGACGTCACCGCGCTGCTGTCGTGGACGACCCTCCAATGCGGGGTGGTGGCGTTTCACGGGCCGATGCTCGAGGGGCGGCTCGCCCGTGGCGAGGCCGGGTACGATCGCGACTCGTTCCTGCGGGCGCTCTGCGACGACGCGCCGCTCGGCGAGCTGGCCGCCGACGGCCTCGAGGCCGTGCGGCCGGGCGAGGCGGCCGGCGTGCTGCTCGGCGGCACGTTGACCCAGCTGCTCGCGTCGTTCGGCACGCCCTGGGCCTTCGATCCTCCTCGCGGCACGATCCTGTTCGTCGACGAGGTCGGAGAGCGGCCCTATCGTCTCGATCGGATGTTCACGCAGCTGCGGCAGAGCGGGGTGCTCGCTCGCGTGTCGGCCGTGGTGTTCGGCGAGCTGCCCGGGTGCGACGAGCCCGGCGGAGAGGCCACCGCCCGCGGCACCGTCGCAGACCTGCTGCGCGGCTTCCCTGGCCCCGTCATCTTCGGCTTCCCCTCGGGCCACACGAGCGGCCCGGCGTGGACGCTGCCCTTCGGGGTCGAGGCGCGGGTCGTGGCCGGCGCGGGCCGTCCCAGGCTGATCGTGACGAGCCCGGCCGTGGAGCGTCCGTGA
- a CDS encoding UDP-N-acetylglucosamine 1-carboxyvinyltransferase → MSTLSVYGPTRLEGRVEVDGNKNAALPLIAACLLTEDWCEIRNVPRIRDVEVMVRLLESLGADVEGIGTSSLRLRCREVTSDAPDPLLVGRLRGSVLLMGPLLARSRRVRLATPGGDFPSRRTLATHERALCHLGARPLEGPGHAFEAPAGLTPASFYLDEASVTGTETALLAAAAAPGVSEIRHAATEPHVVDLCRWLTTMGAEIEGAGTSTLRVRGQQRLGGGTCTIGGDYIEAGSWAVAFAATGGAGEIVGAAASDLEPITAVLQRMGVDCDARDDRLVVRPSVVRNISKITTGLWPSFPSDLVSLVTVLATQAEGRALVHDWMYELRLFALEQLSGMGADLFLCDPHRIIVTGPSRLRGRALDSRDLRSGMSLIVAALAAEGESRVAPLETVERGYANLVARLQTLGARVGVG, encoded by the coding sequence GTGTCCACGCTCAGCGTCTACGGTCCGACGCGCCTCGAGGGGCGAGTCGAGGTCGACGGGAACAAGAACGCGGCGCTGCCGCTCATCGCGGCCTGCCTGTTGACCGAGGACTGGTGCGAGATCCGCAACGTGCCGCGCATCCGCGACGTCGAGGTCATGGTGCGGCTGCTCGAGAGCCTCGGCGCCGATGTCGAGGGCATCGGCACGAGCTCGCTCCGCCTGCGCTGCCGCGAGGTGACGAGCGACGCGCCAGACCCGCTGCTGGTCGGCAGGCTGCGTGGGTCGGTGCTGCTCATGGGACCCCTGCTCGCGCGCTCCCGCCGGGTCCGGCTCGCGACGCCCGGCGGGGACTTCCCCAGCCGCCGCACGCTCGCGACGCACGAGCGCGCGTTGTGCCACCTCGGCGCGCGACCTCTCGAAGGCCCCGGCCACGCGTTCGAGGCGCCGGCAGGGCTCACGCCGGCCTCCTTCTACCTCGACGAGGCGTCGGTGACCGGCACCGAGACCGCGTTGCTGGCTGCGGCGGCCGCTCCGGGCGTCTCGGAGATCCGACACGCGGCCACCGAGCCCCACGTCGTCGACCTCTGCCGGTGGCTGACGACGATGGGCGCGGAGATCGAGGGGGCCGGCACGTCGACGCTTCGCGTCCGTGGGCAGCAGCGGCTCGGCGGCGGCACGTGCACGATCGGCGGCGACTACATCGAGGCGGGGAGCTGGGCGGTCGCGTTCGCCGCCACCGGCGGCGCCGGCGAAATCGTCGGGGCCGCCGCGTCGGACCTCGAACCGATCACGGCGGTGCTCCAGCGGATGGGCGTCGACTGCGACGCGCGGGACGACCGACTCGTGGTGCGCCCGTCGGTCGTCCGCAACATCAGCAAGATCACGACGGGACTGTGGCCCTCGTTCCCGAGCGATCTCGTCTCGCTGGTCACCGTGCTGGCCACGCAGGCCGAGGGCCGCGCGCTCGTCCACGACTGGATGTACGAGCTGCGGCTCTTCGCGCTCGAGCAGTTGAGCGGCATGGGCGCCGACCTCTTCCTCTGCGACCCGCACCGCATCATCGTGACCGGTCCGAGCCGGCTGAGGGGCCGCGCGCTCGACAGCCGCGACCTCCGCTCGGGCATGTCGCTCATCGTGGCGGCCCTCGCGGCGGAGGGCGAGAGCCGGGTCGCCCCACTCGAGACCGTCGAGCGCGGCTACGCCAATCTCGTCGCACGGCTGCAGACGCTCGGGGCCCGGGTGGGCGTGGGGTAG
- a CDS encoding outer membrane lipoprotein carrier protein LolA produces MSSQAHVGRLSTAGLWARQFVAIGMACVATVALVHAQDEPASALAARLQQRYDGVKDFSAGFVQSYEGGLLRQKTSERGTVVVKKPGRMRWVYTEPERKEFVADGTRMYSYVPADRQVIVSPMPAADEATTPVLFLVGRGHLTRDFYVAYTTIAGAPEGTVTLRLTPKRAEREYEWLALVVDRVTLRLRMLVAADAQGGTSTFEFLDLKENLGVSDTTFRFTIPRGADVITQG; encoded by the coding sequence ATGTCGTCACAGGCCCACGTCGGGCGGCTCTCGACAGCCGGTCTCTGGGCGCGGCAGTTCGTCGCCATCGGCATGGCGTGCGTGGCCACGGTGGCGCTCGTCCACGCTCAGGACGAGCCGGCCAGCGCCCTGGCCGCGCGCCTGCAGCAGAGGTACGACGGGGTGAAGGACTTCTCGGCCGGCTTCGTCCAGTCGTACGAGGGCGGCCTGCTGAGGCAGAAGACCTCCGAGCGCGGCACGGTCGTCGTCAAGAAGCCCGGCCGCATGCGCTGGGTCTACACCGAGCCCGAGCGCAAGGAATTCGTCGCCGACGGCACTCGGATGTACTCCTACGTCCCGGCCGACCGCCAGGTGATCGTGAGCCCGATGCCGGCGGCGGACGAGGCGACCACGCCGGTGTTGTTCCTGGTCGGCCGCGGGCACCTCACGCGCGATTTCTATGTCGCGTACACGACGATCGCGGGTGCCCCGGAGGGGACGGTCACCCTCAGGCTGACGCCGAAGCGCGCCGAGCGCGAGTACGAATGGCTCGCGCTCGTCGTCGATCGCGTGACGCTGCGGCTGCGGATGCTCGTGGCCGCCGACGCGCAGGGCGGCACGTCCACGTTCGAGTTCCTCGACCTGAAGGAGAACCTGGGTGTGTCCGATACAACGTTCAGGTTCACGATTCCTCGTGGCGCCGATGTCATCACCCAGGGATAG
- the nagZ gene encoding beta-N-acetylhexosaminidase translates to MSPRPLRRSVGRLAFAGIPGVEPTPEVRAIVREFGLGGVVLFARNVESPEQVAALAYRLRTLDPDWPLFVAIDQEGGRVARLRAPFTEWPPMAALGRAADPALAERFAAALARELGAVGITIDFAPVADILTNPANPAIGDRALGETPERVAALVPAIVEAIQAQGLAACAKHFPGHGEAAVDSHHELPVIDLPPDRFEAVEFVPFRAAIEAGVASVMTGHLLVPAFDEHRPATLSEAVVTGLLRRRLGFEGLVFSDDLDMQAVAARHPASSLVASAVSAGCDVGLVCGGDADRLAEAIEGIIRAVESGSLPQTRIDEALTRQDRLRARFLAGEAPRPLPASALRERIGRGEHRAVAEEMAAYL, encoded by the coding sequence ATGTCACCACGACCTCTGCGCCGCTCGGTGGGCCGGCTCGCGTTCGCCGGCATTCCCGGCGTCGAGCCGACACCCGAGGTGCGCGCCATCGTCCGCGAATTCGGGCTCGGCGGGGTCGTGCTCTTCGCGCGCAACGTCGAATCGCCAGAGCAGGTGGCCGCCCTCGCCTACCGCCTGCGCACGCTCGACCCGGACTGGCCGCTCTTCGTCGCCATCGACCAGGAGGGGGGGCGCGTGGCCCGGCTGCGGGCGCCGTTCACCGAGTGGCCGCCCATGGCGGCGCTCGGGCGCGCGGCCGACCCCGCGCTCGCGGAACGGTTCGCCGCCGCGTTGGCGCGCGAGCTCGGGGCCGTCGGCATCACGATCGACTTCGCCCCCGTGGCCGACATCCTCACCAATCCCGCCAACCCCGCGATTGGCGACCGGGCCCTCGGCGAGACCCCCGAACGGGTCGCCGCGCTCGTGCCGGCCATCGTCGAGGCCATCCAGGCGCAGGGCCTCGCGGCCTGCGCGAAGCACTTCCCGGGCCACGGCGAGGCCGCCGTCGACTCGCACCACGAACTGCCCGTGATCGACCTGCCCCCCGATCGGTTCGAGGCCGTCGAGTTCGTGCCCTTCCGGGCGGCCATCGAGGCGGGGGTGGCGTCGGTCATGACCGGGCACCTGCTCGTGCCGGCGTTCGACGAGCATCGGCCCGCGACGCTGTCGGAGGCCGTCGTCACCGGGCTGTTGCGCCGCCGCCTCGGCTTCGAGGGGCTGGTGTTCTCAGACGATCTGGACATGCAGGCCGTGGCGGCCCGCCACCCGGCGAGCTCGCTCGTCGCGTCGGCCGTGTCCGCCGGGTGCGACGTGGGGCTCGTCTGCGGCGGCGATGCCGACCGCCTGGCCGAGGCCATCGAGGGGATCATCCGGGCCGTCGAGTCGGGGAGCCTGCCTCAGACGCGCATCGACGAGGCGCTCACGCGGCAGGACCGCCTGCGGGCGCGATTCCTCGCGGGCGAGGCGCCGCGGCCGCTTCCCGCGAGCGCACTGCGTGAGCGCATCGGGCGGGGCGAACACCGCGCGGTCGCGGAGGAAATGGCGGCCTACCTGTGA
- a CDS encoding DUF4115 domain-containing protein, which produces MARIGARLKEARLARGTTLQQIAAATKISVPALEAIEREDIARLPGGIFLRSFVRAYATEVGLDADDIVSEFVRLCPEESSLSDVEAVAAVAEASGRRATRGGLALVGVAVVALVAAGAWAAGTSLGWFGSTLGPEERLAAEEASEEASAPTVLAAQDVAVAGPVGFRPAADLVLEQRVTSPGAVSLEPGSPRLAIHPTARCWVRVTIGGVVRFSREMQAGEREEFELTAPILIEVGDAGAFEFSIDDTPGRPLGHVGQVVRARIDPERVDEFLAQ; this is translated from the coding sequence ATGGCCAGAATTGGAGCGCGCCTGAAGGAAGCCCGGCTGGCGCGTGGCACGACGCTTCAGCAGATCGCTGCCGCGACGAAGATCTCCGTGCCGGCCCTCGAGGCGATCGAGCGCGAAGACATCGCCCGGCTGCCGGGCGGGATCTTCCTGCGTTCCTTCGTCCGCGCCTACGCGACCGAGGTGGGTCTCGACGCCGACGACATCGTCAGCGAGTTCGTGCGCCTCTGTCCCGAAGAGTCGTCGCTCTCCGATGTCGAGGCCGTCGCCGCCGTGGCGGAGGCGTCGGGTCGACGGGCGACCCGAGGCGGGCTGGCGCTCGTGGGTGTGGCCGTCGTGGCGCTCGTCGCCGCCGGTGCGTGGGCCGCAGGAACCAGCCTGGGCTGGTTCGGGTCCACCCTCGGGCCGGAGGAGAGGCTGGCGGCCGAGGAGGCGTCCGAGGAGGCGTCCGCTCCCACGGTACTCGCCGCACAGGACGTCGCCGTGGCCGGGCCCGTCGGATTCCGTCCCGCCGCCGACCTGGTCCTTGAGCAGCGAGTCACCTCGCCCGGCGCCGTATCTCTCGAGCCTGGGTCGCCACGACTGGCCATTCACCCCACCGCGAGGTGCTGGGTGCGCGTGACGATTGGCGGCGTCGTTCGATTCTCGCGCGAGATGCAGGCGGGCGAGCGCGAGGAGTTCGAGTTGACGGCGCCGATCCTGATTGAGGTCGGCGATGCCGGCGCGTTCGAGTTCTCGATTGACGACACGCCGGGCCGGCCCCTCGGCCACGTGGGACAGGTCGTCCGCGCCCGCATCGATCCGGAGCGCGTCGACGAGTTCCTCGCGCAGTAG
- the polX gene encoding DNA polymerase/3'-5' exonuclease PolX has protein sequence MENAALARLLGDIGDLLEIAGENPFKIRAYRNAADIVTAHATRVTDLPVDALLELPGIGRDLALRIREAGDTGGMALHRDLLARFPASMLDLLRLQGVGPKTVKRLHDELGIDSIDGLEAAASAGRIRALKGMGAKKERAILEALENRRRYAGRHLLAHASAVADGLVERLVAAGRGGSFDVVGSLRRGTETCGDLDVLAVGADPSIMDVFVGLPDVERVLGHGPTKSSVQLGRGLQVDLRLVPVESRGAALQYFTGSKAHNIALRDRAIARGLRLNEYGLFRQADEGRVAGASEDDIYAALDLAWIPPALREGRGELDAAERGSLPRLVSLADLRGDVHLHTTATDGRDDIETMVLAARDRGLEYVAITDHSQALAMANGLDERRALEHAARIREVGRRVEGITVFAGIECDILPDGRLDLADDCLAALDFVIASVHSAFGQERQQMTDRILRALECRWVDALGHPTGRRLLARAPYEVDVERLIEAAASHGVALEINAQPDRLDLGDVHARLARDRGVPILLATDAHSAQGLDAMRWAVAVAERAWLEAGDVLNTKPALAFRRALRRARSSSATR, from the coding sequence ATGGAGAACGCCGCGCTCGCCCGCCTGCTCGGCGACATCGGCGATCTGCTCGAAATCGCCGGCGAGAACCCGTTCAAGATCCGCGCCTACCGCAACGCCGCCGACATCGTCACCGCCCACGCCACGCGCGTGACCGATCTCCCGGTCGACGCGCTGCTCGAGCTGCCCGGCATCGGCCGCGACCTGGCCCTCCGCATTCGGGAGGCGGGCGACACCGGCGGCATGGCCCTGCATCGCGACCTGCTCGCGCGCTTTCCCGCGTCGATGCTCGACCTGCTGCGCCTCCAGGGCGTCGGGCCGAAGACGGTGAAGCGGCTCCACGACGAGCTGGGCATCGACTCGATCGATGGTCTCGAGGCGGCCGCCTCCGCCGGCAGGATCCGGGCCCTGAAGGGCATGGGGGCGAAGAAGGAACGCGCGATTCTCGAGGCACTCGAGAACCGGCGCCGGTACGCCGGCCGTCATCTCCTGGCCCACGCGTCGGCCGTCGCCGACGGCCTCGTCGAACGGCTCGTGGCCGCCGGTCGCGGGGGGTCGTTCGACGTCGTGGGGAGCCTGCGCCGCGGGACCGAGACGTGCGGCGACCTCGACGTGCTCGCCGTGGGGGCCGACCCGTCGATCATGGACGTGTTCGTGGGACTGCCCGACGTCGAACGCGTGCTCGGCCATGGCCCGACCAAGTCGAGCGTGCAGCTCGGTCGCGGCCTCCAGGTCGATCTTCGGCTCGTGCCGGTCGAGAGCCGGGGCGCCGCCCTGCAGTACTTCACGGGGTCGAAGGCGCACAACATCGCGCTGCGCGATCGCGCGATCGCCCGCGGGCTCCGGCTGAACGAATACGGCCTGTTCCGGCAGGCCGACGAGGGTCGAGTCGCCGGGGCGAGCGAGGACGACATCTACGCCGCGCTGGACCTGGCGTGGATTCCGCCAGCGCTGCGCGAGGGCCGCGGCGAACTCGACGCGGCCGAGCGGGGGTCGCTGCCCCGCCTGGTGTCGCTCGCCGACCTGCGCGGCGACGTGCACCTCCACACGACGGCGACCGACGGGCGCGACGACATCGAGACGATGGTGCTCGCCGCGCGCGACCGGGGCCTCGAGTACGTCGCCATCACCGACCACAGCCAGGCGCTCGCGATGGCCAACGGACTCGACGAGCGGCGAGCGCTCGAGCACGCCGCGCGCATCCGCGAGGTGGGGCGGCGCGTCGAGGGCATCACGGTGTTTGCGGGCATCGAGTGCGACATCCTGCCGGATGGCCGCCTCGACCTGGCCGACGACTGCCTCGCGGCGCTCGACTTCGTCATCGCGTCGGTGCACTCGGCCTTCGGTCAGGAGCGCCAGCAGATGACCGACCGCATCCTGCGTGCGCTGGAGTGCCGCTGGGTCGACGCGCTCGGCCACCCGACCGGGCGCCGGCTGCTGGCCCGCGCGCCCTACGAGGTCGACGTCGAACGACTGATCGAGGCGGCGGCCAGCCACGGCGTGGCGCTCGAGATCAACGCGCAGCCCGACCGGCTCGATCTCGGCGACGTCCACGCGCGGCTGGCGAGGGACCGGGGCGTCCCGATCCTGCTCGCGACCGATGCCCACTCGGCACAGGGGCTCGACGCCATGCGCTGGGCGGTCGCCGTCGCCGAGCGCGCCTGGCTCGAGGCCGGCGACGTCCTGAACACGAAGCCGGCGCTGGCCTTCCGTCGAGCGCTGCGGCGGGCGCGCTCGTCATCTGCGACACGATAG
- the mpl gene encoding UDP-N-acetylmuramate:L-alanyl-gamma-D-glutamyl-meso-diaminopimelate ligase, which translates to MRVHFIGVCGTAMATLAAMLARRGDRVTGSDQNVYPPMSEFLEREGIRPLSGYRAEHVTADLDLVVVGNAISRGNPELEEVLDRKVRYCSLPEAVRDRFLWGARSIVVAGTHGKTTTSSIVAWVLAHGGLDPSALIGGIAANFDASYRLGSGRDFVIEGDEYDSAFFDKTAKFLKYLPDIAVVGNVEFDHADIYPDLDAVLLAFRRFVNLVPRRGLLLLGADSPHAAALAPHARSRVETFGLVPGAGWLASQVRATSKGTAFAVSRDGAPVGEFEVPLLGLHNVRNALAAVVVAHAVGLKAATIADGLRTFAGVKRRLELRGSARGVRVYDDFAHHPTAIAETVAAMRLASPGSRLWAVFEPRSATSCLRVFQREFVEALAGADEIVVAAVFRTAIDEDRRLSPESLVADLRAEGHRARYVPTVPEIVDVVAREARDGDLVVIMSNGGFGGIHALLLDALGRTESHDH; encoded by the coding sequence ATGCGCGTGCATTTCATCGGCGTGTGCGGCACCGCGATGGCCACGCTGGCGGCGATGCTGGCCAGGCGGGGCGACCGCGTGACCGGATCCGACCAGAACGTCTACCCGCCGATGAGCGAGTTCCTCGAGCGAGAGGGGATCAGGCCGCTCTCCGGCTACAGGGCCGAGCACGTCACCGCCGACCTCGACCTCGTCGTCGTCGGCAACGCCATCTCGCGGGGCAACCCCGAGCTCGAGGAGGTGCTCGATCGCAAGGTGCGGTACTGTTCGCTGCCCGAGGCCGTGCGCGATCGGTTCCTGTGGGGGGCCCGGTCGATCGTCGTCGCGGGCACGCACGGGAAGACGACGACGTCGTCGATCGTGGCCTGGGTGCTGGCGCACGGCGGGCTCGACCCCAGCGCCCTCATCGGGGGCATCGCGGCGAACTTCGATGCGAGCTACCGTCTGGGCAGCGGGCGCGACTTCGTCATCGAGGGTGACGAGTACGACAGCGCGTTCTTCGACAAGACCGCGAAGTTCCTGAAGTACCTGCCCGACATCGCGGTCGTGGGCAATGTCGAATTCGACCACGCCGACATCTACCCCGATCTCGACGCCGTGCTGCTCGCGTTCCGGCGGTTCGTGAACCTCGTGCCGCGCCGTGGCCTGCTGCTGCTCGGCGCCGACTCCCCGCACGCCGCCGCGCTGGCCCCGCACGCCCGGTCGCGTGTCGAGACGTTCGGGCTGGTGCCAGGCGCGGGATGGCTGGCGAGCCAGGTCCGCGCGACCTCGAAGGGCACGGCCTTCGCCGTCAGCCGCGACGGCGCGCCGGTGGGGGAGTTCGAGGTGCCGCTGCTCGGCCTCCACAACGTGCGCAACGCGCTCGCTGCGGTGGTCGTGGCCCATGCGGTCGGCCTCAAGGCGGCGACGATCGCCGACGGCCTCCGGACGTTCGCTGGCGTCAAGCGCCGGCTCGAACTGCGGGGCAGCGCGCGCGGCGTCCGGGTCTACGACGACTTCGCGCACCACCCCACGGCCATTGCGGAGACCGTGGCCGCCATGCGACTCGCCAGCCCAGGCTCCCGCCTGTGGGCCGTGTTCGAGCCTCGGTCGGCCACCTCCTGCCTGCGCGTGTTCCAGCGCGAGTTCGTCGAGGCGCTCGCCGGGGCCGACGAGATCGTCGTCGCCGCCGTCTTCCGGACGGCCATCGACGAAGACCGGCGGCTGTCGCCCGAGTCGCTCGTCGCCGATCTGCGGGCGGAAGGGCACCGGGCCCGGTACGTCCCCACGGTGCCGGAGATCGTCGACGTCGTCGCCCGCGAGGCCCGCGACGGCGACCTCGTGGTGATCATGTCGAACGGCGGCTTCGGGGGCATCCACGCCCTTCTGCTCGACGCGCTTGGGAGAACGGAGAGCCATGACCATTGA